The Natronosporangium hydrolyticum nucleotide sequence GCCCGGCTGGCGGCGGCGGACGGCTTCGTGGTGGTGACCCCCGAGTACAACCACAGCTTCCCGGCATCATTGAAGAACGCCATCGACTGGTTCTACGACGAATGGCAGGCCAAGCCGGTGGGGTTCGTCTCCTACGGCGGCCGGGCGCAGGGGATCCGGGCGGTGGAGCAGCTCCGGCAGGTATTCGGCGAGCTGCACGCCCCGACTATGCGAAACAATCTCTCGTTTGATCTGGGCGGAGGTGACCTGGACGCCGACGGCCTGCCGGTCTCGTCGACGCAGTCGCAGCGAGCGGTCGGCGATCTGCTCGACCAGTTGGCGTGGTGGGCCCGGGCGCTGCGGGTAGCCCGCGCCCAGACGCCCTATCCGAGCCCGTCGTCGGAGTGAGACCTGGCCGGTGGTCCGGCAACCGGCTGGCGGGACCGGCGCTCGACCGTCGAAGATAGCGGCGTGATCGAGACGATGGCGGGTGCGGAGCGGCTCACCCTGCGGCCTTGGCGGCTCACCGACGCCGACGCGATCCGGGCAGCCTTCGCGCCGCCGGAGATGTCCCGCCAGACCAGCGAGCCGGTCGACTCGGAGTCGGCCGCGCGGCGGTGGCTGCACCGCCGGGAGCAGCAGTGGCAGGAGGGCTCGGCGTACAGCTGGGCGGTGGCCGGGCGGTCCGGCGAGGTGGTGGGCCAGGTGGCGGTCTCCGCGCTGGATCGCCGGAATGAGACCGGTTGGGTTTCCTACTGGACCGTGCCAGCGGCCCGCGGCCGGGGAGTGGCGGCCGCTGCGGTCCGCGCGGCCGCCCAGTGGGCCTTCGACCGGGCCGGACTGTTCCGGCTGGAGTTGGGCCACCGCACCGACAACCCCGCCTCCTGCCGGGTGGCGACTGCGGCCGGGTTCCTGGTGGAGGGTTTGGAGCGGCAGAAGCTCTGTTACGAGGGGCAGCGGTTCGACGTGGAGCTGCACGCCCGACTGGCCACCGATCCGGGAGCCTGAGCGCCACCTGTGCCCAGCAGCCGGAGGGACGCCGCCAGGACGTAGCGTGACGGTATGTCAGCTGTCGCGAGTCGGTTGCGGGGGTGGCGACCGGCCTGGAGCCGGCGCCGGCTGGTCGTCGCTGGCTCTACCCGTCGCCGGCTGCTTGTCGCCGGCCTGGTCGCCGGGTTGTTGGTGGGGTTGGTGGGCTGGGCGGTGTGGCCGGAGCAGGTCGGCTACACCAGCCGCGAGGAGGTGCTGACGGTCCAGTCAGGGCCGGACGGTGCCACCCCGGTGACCCTCGACACCACCTTCTATCTGCCGGATGGTGCTTCCGCCGCCGACCCGGTGCCGTCGGTGCTGCTGGCGCACGGGTTCGGCGGCACTAAGGAGAGCGTGGTCGCCGACGCGGAAGAGTTGGTCGACCAGGGGTACGCCGTGTTGGCGTGGACCGCGCGAGGCTTCGGTGACAGCGGCGGGCAGATCCACCTCAACCACCCCGACTATGAGGTCCGGGACGCGCAGGGGTTGCTGGATTGGCTGGCCGAGCAGCCGGAGGTGCGCACCGACGGCCCCGACAACCCCCGGGTCGGGGTGGTGGG carries:
- a CDS encoding NADPH-dependent FMN reductase — translated: MVDNAQRVESEPVRVAVIIGSTREGRVGEPIAKWFARMAQERPGFDIDLVDLAEAQLPVVLPDTDENLPAAVTELSARLAAADGFVVVTPEYNHSFPASLKNAIDWFYDEWQAKPVGFVSYGGRAQGIRAVEQLRQVFGELHAPTMRNNLSFDLGGGDLDADGLPVSSTQSQRAVGDLLDQLAWWARALRVARAQTPYPSPSSE
- a CDS encoding GNAT family N-acetyltransferase — protein: MIETMAGAERLTLRPWRLTDADAIRAAFAPPEMSRQTSEPVDSESAARRWLHRREQQWQEGSAYSWAVAGRSGEVVGQVAVSALDRRNETGWVSYWTVPAARGRGVAAAAVRAAAQWAFDRAGLFRLELGHRTDNPASCRVATAAGFLVEGLERQKLCYEGQRFDVELHARLATDPGA